In Acidimicrobiales bacterium, a genomic segment contains:
- the crcB gene encoding fluoride efflux transporter CrcB → MTGPAWAAFLAAAAVGAPARYLLDGWVQDRTAGAFPWGTFTVNVTGCFLLGLLTGLGLHHDLDATTRTVLGTGGLGAYTTFSTLTFETVRLAEEGALDDAVRYAGTSLLVGLAAASLGLALTSL, encoded by the coding sequence GTGACGGGACCCGCCTGGGCGGCGTTCCTCGCCGCCGCCGCCGTCGGCGCACCCGCCCGCTACCTGCTCGACGGCTGGGTCCAGGACCGCACGGCCGGCGCCTTCCCGTGGGGGACGTTCACCGTCAACGTCACCGGCTGCTTCCTGCTCGGCCTGCTCACCGGGCTCGGCCTCCACCACGACCTCGACGCCACCACCCGCACCGTCCTCGGCACCGGCGGGCTCGGCGCCTACACCACCTTCTCCACCCTCACCTTCGAGACCGTCCGCCTCGCCGAGGAGGGCGCCCTCGACGACGCCGTGCGCTACGCCGGCACGAGCCTGCTGGTGGGTCTCGCCGCCGCCTCCCTCGGCCTCGCCCTCACCAGCCTCTGA
- a CDS encoding VOC family protein, with product MTPVPSAFGLVAGDLPRTLAFYRALGLDIPPDADEAPHVDVPLPGGFRLMIDSVDTITSFDPSWSPPTGSPRAGLAFECDSPADVDKTYAELVDAGFDGHLEPWDAFWGQRYASLRDPDGTGVDLFAALPTG from the coding sequence ATGACACCTGTTCCCTCCGCCTTCGGGCTGGTCGCCGGCGACCTGCCCCGCACCCTCGCCTTCTACCGGGCCCTCGGGCTCGACATCCCGCCCGACGCCGACGAGGCGCCGCACGTCGACGTCCCCCTGCCGGGCGGCTTCCGCCTGATGATCGACAGCGTCGACACGATCACCTCGTTCGACCCCAGCTGGTCGCCCCCGACCGGCTCGCCACGGGCCGGCCTCGCCTTCGAGTGCGACAGCCCGGCCGACGTCGACAAGACCTACGCCGAGCTGGTGGACGCCGGCTTCGACGGCCACCTCGAGCCGTGGGACGCCTTCTGGGGCCAGCGCTACGCCAGCCTGCGCGACCCCGACGGCACCGGCGTCGACCTCTTCGCCGCCCTCCCTACCGGGTAG
- a CDS encoding FABP family protein has translation MEPELHPDVAALACLLGTWSGEGTGHYPTIEPFGYREEISFGHVGKPFLAYRQGTVNLGTGLPAHAETGYLRGVGDGRVELVLAHPSGIAEVAEGTVTVTADGVELRLTSTSVTHTSTAKDVQSVARTITVAGDVLRYDLAMGAVGQPHQPHLTAELRRG, from the coding sequence GTGGAACCCGAGCTTCATCCTGACGTCGCCGCCCTGGCGTGCCTGCTGGGCACCTGGTCCGGCGAAGGCACCGGCCACTACCCGACGATCGAGCCGTTCGGCTACCGGGAGGAGATCAGCTTCGGCCACGTCGGCAAGCCCTTCCTCGCCTACCGGCAGGGAACCGTCAACCTCGGCACCGGGCTGCCCGCCCACGCCGAGACCGGCTACCTGCGTGGGGTCGGCGACGGGCGGGTCGAGCTGGTGCTGGCCCACCCGAGCGGGATCGCCGAGGTGGCCGAGGGCACGGTCACGGTGACGGCCGACGGCGTCGAGCTGCGGCTGACCTCCACCAGCGTGACCCACACGTCGACCGCGAAGGACGTGCAGAGCGTGGCCCGCACGATCACGGTCGCCGGCGACGTCCTGCGCTACGACCTCGCCATGGGTGCCGTCGGCCAGCCCCACCAACCCCACCTGACGGCCGAGCTGCGCCGCGGGTAG
- a CDS encoding winged helix DNA-binding domain-containing protein, whose amino-acid sequence MDVVTPRALNRAVLERQLLLRRADLGVTEAVERLLGLNAQDPNPPYVALWSRLEPFAIGDLTAAIEDRSVVRSTLLRSTQHLVTVADFRLLRPALAPLLRRVQRNAFGRRTEGVDLDALVAETRELLADGQVLTRPELGRRLAESRPDADANALGWTVQYLLPLVHPAPSGTWNSRGPTPCAAADWTGVDGQEATADDRRRLVRRYLAAFGPATAADARAWSGIGGLREVFADLRRELRVDADESGRVLFDLPDAPRPPADVPAPVRFLPPFDAPLLAYADRTRVMTPEVRRVVCEGAAVWATVLVDGTVAATWTVARPDGRDDDSVVLAVQPLRPLAPADRAAVEAECDRLLAFTHPDAGRRDVRLLPVDHA is encoded by the coding sequence ATGGACGTCGTGACGCCGAGGGCGCTCAACCGGGCGGTGTTGGAGCGACAGCTGCTGCTCCGGCGGGCCGATCTGGGGGTGACCGAGGCCGTCGAGCGGCTGCTCGGACTGAACGCCCAGGACCCGAACCCGCCGTACGTCGCCCTCTGGAGCCGCCTCGAGCCGTTCGCCATCGGCGACCTGACGGCCGCCATCGAGGACCGATCCGTCGTGCGCTCGACCCTGCTGCGGTCCACCCAGCACCTGGTGACGGTGGCCGACTTCCGGCTGCTGCGGCCGGCGCTGGCCCCACTGCTGCGCCGGGTGCAGCGCAACGCCTTCGGGCGCCGCACCGAGGGCGTCGACCTCGACGCCCTGGTCGCCGAGACCCGGGAGCTGCTGGCGGACGGGCAGGTGCTGACCCGCCCCGAGCTGGGCCGGCGGCTCGCCGAGTCCCGGCCGGACGCCGACGCCAACGCCCTCGGCTGGACGGTGCAGTACCTGCTGCCGCTGGTCCACCCGGCCCCCAGCGGCACCTGGAACAGCCGCGGGCCGACGCCCTGCGCCGCCGCCGACTGGACCGGCGTCGACGGGCAGGAGGCCACGGCCGACGACCGGCGGCGGCTGGTCCGGCGCTACCTGGCAGCCTTCGGACCGGCGACCGCGGCCGACGCCCGGGCCTGGTCCGGGATCGGCGGGCTGCGGGAGGTGTTCGCCGACCTGCGGCGGGAGCTGCGGGTCGACGCCGACGAGTCGGGCCGGGTGCTGTTCGACCTGCCCGACGCCCCGAGGCCGCCCGCCGACGTCCCGGCGCCGGTGCGGTTCCTGCCCCCGTTCGACGCCCCGCTGCTGGCCTACGCCGACCGCACCCGGGTGATGACCCCCGAGGTCCGCCGCGTGGTGTGCGAGGGCGCCGCGGTGTGGGCCACGGTCCTCGTCGACGGCACGGTCGCGGCGACGTGGACGGTGGCGCGTCCTGACGGCCGGGACGACGACTCCGTCGTGCTGGCGGTGCAGCCGCTGCGCCCGCTGGCGCCGGCGGACCGGGCCGCCGTCGAGGCCGAGTGCGACCGCCTGCTGGCGTTCACCCACCCCGACGCCGGCCGTCGCGACGTGCGGCTACTGCCGGTCGACCACGCGTAG
- the crcB gene encoding fluoride efflux transporter CrcB — translation MEPDDVVIPVDPDLAPAVPGTLAVIALGGMVGASARYGVTRWLPTDPGRFPWATFWTNLSGSFLLGLLLVLVIERLPPTRYLRPFVATGILGAFTTMSTYAVETALLLKDGHTATALLYGVGSLAAGLALAAAGIRVGRRGAPT, via the coding sequence GTGGAGCCCGACGACGTCGTCATCCCCGTCGACCCCGACCTCGCCCCGGCAGTTCCCGGCACGCTCGCCGTGATCGCCCTGGGCGGGATGGTCGGGGCGTCGGCGCGGTACGGCGTCACCCGCTGGCTCCCCACCGACCCCGGGCGGTTCCCCTGGGCGACGTTCTGGACCAACCTGTCCGGCAGCTTCCTCCTGGGCCTGCTCCTGGTGCTGGTGATCGAGCGCCTCCCGCCGACCCGCTACCTGCGCCCCTTCGTCGCCACCGGCATCCTCGGGGCGTTCACCACCATGTCGACCTACGCGGTGGAGACCGCGCTCCTGCTGAAGGACGGCCACACGGCCACCGCGCTCCTCTACGGCGTCGGCAGCCTGGCGGCGGGCCTCGCCCTCGCCGCGGCCGGCATCCGGGTGGGCCGCCGGGGAGCGCCGACGTGA
- a CDS encoding sulfatase translates to MLINCDDLGYGDLGCYGSPLNRTPTLDRLADEGLRFDDFYMASPVCSPSRGALLTGCYPPRIGFGSFDGIPVLFPGQPIGLPPDEVSLGRLLSSAGYRTMMIGKWHCGDQPEFLPTNHGFDHYFGLPYSNDMGRQAGDDANGAGYPPLPLLWDDEVVEQQPDQASLTGRYVTEAVRFLRSAAEGPFFLYLAHMYVHLPIYVQERFARQSRNGAYGAAVESIDWATAVVLQELEALGLADDTIVIFTSDNGSRGVGGGSNLPLRGAKGTTWEGGQRVPCIVRWPGRVAPGRVTEELATAMDLFPTLARLCEAPLPTDRTIDGRDITPLLLDPAATSPHEAFLYYFMDDLEAVRSGRWKLHFAKHGEAVAGLYDLEADPGETTDVLSSNPAVVAELEAHAEQARRSLGDARLDRVGADVRPIGRVPDIRRRTLTTYDPTHPYYAAEYDLPHRG, encoded by the coding sequence GTGCTGATCAACTGCGACGACCTGGGCTACGGCGACCTCGGCTGCTACGGCTCGCCGCTGAACCGCACGCCCACCCTCGACCGGCTGGCCGACGAGGGCCTGCGCTTCGACGACTTCTACATGGCCTCGCCGGTGTGCTCGCCGTCGCGGGGTGCCCTGCTCACCGGGTGCTACCCGCCCCGGATCGGGTTCGGGTCGTTCGACGGGATCCCCGTGCTGTTCCCCGGCCAGCCGATCGGCCTGCCTCCCGACGAGGTCAGCCTCGGCCGGCTGCTGTCGTCGGCGGGCTACCGCACGATGATGATCGGCAAGTGGCACTGCGGCGACCAGCCCGAGTTCCTGCCCACCAACCACGGCTTCGACCACTACTTCGGGCTCCCCTACAGCAACGACATGGGCCGCCAGGCGGGCGACGATGCCAACGGCGCCGGCTACCCGCCGCTGCCCCTCCTGTGGGACGACGAGGTGGTCGAGCAGCAGCCGGACCAGGCGTCGCTCACCGGGCGCTACGTCACCGAGGCCGTCCGCTTCCTGCGCTCCGCGGCGGAGGGGCCGTTCTTCCTCTACCTGGCGCACATGTACGTCCACCTGCCGATCTACGTCCAGGAGCGCTTCGCCCGGCAGTCCCGCAACGGGGCCTACGGGGCGGCGGTCGAGTCGATCGACTGGGCGACGGCGGTCGTCCTGCAGGAGCTGGAGGCGCTGGGGCTGGCGGACGACACCATCGTGATCTTCACCAGCGACAACGGCTCACGTGGGGTGGGCGGTGGCAGCAACCTGCCGCTGCGGGGCGCCAAGGGCACCACGTGGGAGGGCGGGCAGCGGGTGCCGTGCATCGTGCGCTGGCCCGGCCGGGTGGCGCCGGGGCGGGTGACGGAGGAGCTGGCGACCGCCATGGACCTCTTCCCCACGCTCGCCCGGCTGTGCGAGGCGCCGCTGCCGACCGACCGCACCATCGACGGCCGCGACATCACGCCGCTGCTGCTCGACCCGGCGGCGACGTCGCCGCACGAGGCGTTCCTCTACTACTTCATGGACGACCTGGAGGCGGTGCGGTCGGGCCGCTGGAAGCTCCACTTCGCCAAGCACGGCGAGGCTGTGGCGGGGCTGTACGACCTGGAGGCCGACCCCGGCGAGACGACCGACGTGTTGTCGTCGAACCCTGCGGTGGTCGCCGAGCTGGAGGCCCACGCCGAGCAGGCCCGCCGGTCGCTGGGCGACGCCCGCCTCGACCGGGTGGGCGCCGACGTCCGCCCCATCGGCCGCGTCCCCGACATCCGTCGCCGCACCCTCACCACCTACGACCCCACCCACCCCTACTACGCGGCCGAGTACGACCTCCCCCACCGCGGCTGA
- a CDS encoding TetR/AcrR family transcriptional regulator has translation MPALTGAERLPRGRHDLSREEVEASQRARLLMALATAMTEKGYVGTSVADVLKRSGVGRETFYQLFSSKLDCFMQAFDAAGELLLHRIEEAAVEAEGTPLERFEHAFGTYLDILAEQPALARVFLVEVYAAGPEALARRAALQERIVDRLALLLDARHEGDRFACQVLVAAVGSLVTTPLLTDDTAALRALRTKVVGLVRAILATRE, from the coding sequence GTGCCCGCCCTGACCGGAGCCGAACGCCTCCCGCGGGGCCGTCACGACCTCAGCCGGGAGGAGGTCGAGGCGTCGCAGCGGGCGCGGCTGCTCATGGCGCTGGCCACGGCGATGACCGAGAAGGGCTACGTCGGGACGTCGGTGGCCGACGTGCTGAAGCGGTCCGGTGTCGGGCGGGAGACCTTCTACCAGCTGTTCTCCTCGAAGCTCGACTGCTTCATGCAGGCCTTCGACGCCGCCGGCGAGCTGTTGCTGCACCGGATCGAGGAGGCCGCCGTCGAGGCCGAGGGCACGCCGCTGGAGCGCTTCGAGCACGCCTTCGGCACCTACCTCGACATCCTGGCCGAGCAGCCGGCCCTCGCCCGGGTGTTCCTGGTGGAGGTCTACGCGGCCGGCCCCGAGGCGCTGGCCCGCCGCGCCGCCCTCCAGGAACGGATCGTCGACCGGCTGGCCCTCCTGCTCGATGCCCGCCACGAGGGCGACCGCTTCGCCTGCCAGGTGCTCGTCGCCGCCGTCGGCTCCCTCGTGACGACCCCCCTCCTCACCGACGACACCGCCGCGCTCCGGGCCCTGCGGACCAAGGTCGTCGGCCTGGTGCGCGCCATCCTCGCCACCCGGGAGTGA
- a CDS encoding PadR family transcriptional regulator, with protein sequence MRNFDRPTNRPFDRRYGRGPGPGPGRSGRPFGAWDQVFPPGAFGRGPGRGRHGGGRRGRRGDVRAAILALLVEQPMHGYEMIQELDSRTGGIWRPSPGSVYPTLQLLEDEGLVVGEQVEGRRRFTLTDAGREVATKAAERPPWADYADAEAATEAHGLREAVGGILNALREVGMAGSDRQRAEAMDVLKDTRRKLYAILATDETDDTADTDDTEEPPADG encoded by the coding sequence ATGCGCAACTTCGACAGACCAACCAACCGGCCCTTCGACCGTCGCTACGGGCGCGGGCCGGGTCCGGGGCCGGGACGTTCCGGTCGCCCCTTCGGCGCCTGGGACCAGGTGTTCCCGCCCGGGGCCTTCGGTCGGGGACCGGGCCGCGGCCGTCACGGCGGCGGTCGCCGGGGCCGACGCGGCGACGTCCGCGCCGCCATCCTCGCCCTCCTCGTCGAGCAGCCGATGCACGGCTACGAGATGATCCAGGAGCTGGACTCCCGCACCGGCGGCATCTGGCGACCGAGCCCCGGCTCCGTCTACCCGACGCTGCAGCTCCTCGAGGACGAGGGGCTCGTCGTCGGCGAGCAGGTGGAGGGCCGCCGGCGCTTCACCCTGACCGACGCCGGGCGCGAGGTCGCCACCAAGGCCGCCGAACGCCCCCCGTGGGCCGACTACGCCGACGCCGAGGCGGCCACCGAGGCGCACGGGCTACGGGAGGCCGTCGGCGGCATCCTCAACGCCCTGCGCGAGGTGGGCATGGCCGGCAGCGACCGGCAGCGGGCCGAAGCCATGGACGTCCTCAAGGACACCCGGCGGAAGCTCTACGCCATCCTCGCCACCGACGAAACCGACGACACCGCCGACACCGATGACACCGAGGAGCCCCCGGCCGACGGGTAG
- a CDS encoding lipase family protein, with protein MAAGLLFVGLSACSDDGDGDSGAPSDTTTTTTVPPEQFTGSVDDFYRVPDPLPEGEPGQLIRTQDVESDGGSTTIRVMYHSQDASERDRAVTGIVTYPTAPAPEGGWPVVSWAHGTTGVVSKCAPSRTGGAAPAFGVEGVAVATDYVGLGPVGEIHPYLSKPSEGNAVIDAVRAARNLPEAHAGTRWVAIGHSQGGHGALAAAELAADHAPELDLIGTVALAPGSDLDKTFGPADEVVARVVGALALYSAPSEHPEIDPDDYAGPGLQAAAGMILEECLDAISIPLAAIPAEDFYAHDPVDTEPARSLVRANDVGDVAVDAPLLLVSGTADTTVAIDRVRMLFGRLCDAGQVTELVVVDGADHGNIIPRTEAQVTEWLTTRFADGTPPVDSCPP; from the coding sequence ATGGCCGCAGGACTGCTGTTCGTCGGCCTGTCGGCGTGCAGCGACGACGGCGACGGTGACAGCGGCGCTCCGTCGGACACGACCACCACGACGACCGTGCCGCCGGAGCAGTTCACCGGGTCGGTGGACGACTTCTACCGGGTGCCCGACCCGCTGCCGGAGGGGGAGCCGGGCCAGCTGATCCGGACCCAGGACGTCGAGTCGGACGGCGGGTCGACCACCATCCGGGTGATGTACCACTCGCAGGACGCCTCCGAGCGCGACCGGGCCGTCACCGGCATCGTCACCTACCCGACGGCGCCCGCCCCCGAGGGTGGATGGCCGGTGGTCTCCTGGGCCCACGGCACCACGGGCGTGGTGTCGAAGTGCGCGCCCAGCCGCACGGGCGGCGCCGCGCCCGCCTTCGGGGTCGAAGGCGTGGCGGTGGCCACCGACTACGTGGGCCTCGGCCCGGTCGGCGAGATCCACCCCTACCTCTCGAAGCCGAGCGAGGGCAACGCCGTCATCGACGCCGTGCGGGCCGCCCGGAACCTGCCCGAGGCCCACGCCGGCACCCGCTGGGTGGCGATCGGCCACTCCCAGGGCGGCCACGGCGCGCTGGCGGCCGCCGAGCTGGCCGCCGACCACGCCCCCGAGCTCGACCTGATCGGCACGGTGGCGTTGGCGCCGGGGTCGGACCTCGACAAGACGTTCGGCCCCGCCGACGAGGTCGTGGCCCGGGTGGTCGGGGCGCTCGCCCTCTACAGCGCCCCCAGCGAGCACCCCGAGATCGACCCGGACGACTACGCCGGCCCGGGCCTCCAGGCGGCCGCCGGCATGATCCTCGAGGAGTGCCTCGACGCCATCAGCATCCCCCTGGCCGCCATCCCGGCCGAGGACTTCTACGCCCACGACCCGGTCGACACCGAGCCCGCCCGGTCGTTGGTGCGGGCCAACGACGTGGGCGACGTCGCCGTCGACGCCCCGCTGCTGCTGGTGTCCGGCACCGCCGACACCACGGTGGCGATCGACCGGGTGCGGATGCTGTTCGGCCGGCTCTGCGACGCCGGCCAGGTCACCGAGCTGGTGGTGGTCGACGGCGCCGACCACGGGAACATCATCCCCCGCACCGAGGCCCAGGTGACCGAGTGGCTCACCACCCGCTTCGCCGACGGCACCCCACCCGTCGACTCGTGCCCGCCCTGA
- a CDS encoding glycoside hydrolase family 3 C-terminal domain-containing protein, which translates to MDLERLTLDERCRLLGGATTWRTHGIERLGIPPVTMSDGPNGVRGEPVGASFVESVAVPVGIALGSTWDPELVGAIGDLLGREARRKAVHVLLGPTVNLHRTPIGGRVFESFSEDPELTARLAVAYVRGVQAHGVAVAVKHFVANDTEVERMWVDVRLAESTLRELYLRPFEAVVREAGAWGIMAAYNRVDGEFCAHNGHLLREILRDEWGFDGFVVSDWIGAHDTVAAAEGGLTVAMPGPITVFGEQLADAVRKGEVDPAVVDARVAELQWLLARTHAASRPSGVTPQAVDDPDERALCRRAAIASLVLVVNRDGTLPLAAGARVAVIGPNAARTRIMGGGSSSLDPLPYPSILDALVDRLGAAVVAHAPGSSIDVLAPRIGGPALRAPDGQPGLLLVEFRDGSDPEVEPVAYDVVRTSRFMSFGNTPEGIGDREFWVTLVGDVVPDHDGPHVFGAIVAGKGRVTVGDTVVLDDPDRRLPRGEWMFGWGSEEQTAVVDCRAGEPLRVQAISSGIQGFTGLTLGARLLDPPPLLDEAVAAAASCDVAVVVVGTNDEWETEGTDRATIALPGDQDELVRRVAAVAPRTVVVVNAGSPVAMPWVDEVDAVLVASFAGEETGPAVAAVLVGDADPGGRLPVTYPRRLEDCPAWPHYRPVAGTQTYGEGRFMGYRGHDASGVEPLWPFGHGLSYGTSRWEGARLSTSGVAADAEGPVTVAVDVTATGERPATEVVQVYATHPCPEMPPKALVAFARTVVPPGTTTTVSVDVPVASLRRWDDVGGHWTIDPGDREILVAASAGDIRARLPLRVVDRQ; encoded by the coding sequence ATGGACCTCGAGCGGCTCACGCTGGACGAGAGATGCCGGCTGCTGGGCGGCGCGACGACGTGGCGGACCCACGGCATCGAGCGCCTCGGCATCCCTCCGGTCACGATGTCCGACGGCCCCAACGGCGTGCGGGGCGAGCCGGTGGGCGCGTCGTTCGTCGAGAGCGTGGCGGTGCCGGTCGGCATCGCCCTCGGGTCGACCTGGGACCCCGAGCTGGTGGGCGCCATCGGCGACCTCCTCGGCCGCGAGGCCCGGCGCAAGGCCGTCCACGTGCTGCTGGGCCCCACCGTGAACCTCCACCGCACGCCCATCGGCGGCCGGGTGTTCGAGAGCTTCTCCGAGGACCCCGAGCTGACGGCCCGCCTGGCGGTCGCCTACGTGCGGGGCGTCCAGGCCCACGGCGTCGCGGTGGCGGTGAAGCACTTCGTGGCCAACGACACCGAGGTCGAGCGCATGTGGGTCGACGTCCGGCTGGCGGAGTCGACCCTGCGGGAGCTGTACCTGCGCCCGTTCGAGGCCGTCGTCCGGGAGGCCGGGGCGTGGGGGATCATGGCCGCCTACAACCGGGTCGACGGGGAGTTCTGCGCCCACAACGGCCACCTGCTGCGGGAGATCCTGCGCGACGAGTGGGGCTTCGACGGCTTCGTGGTGTCCGACTGGATCGGCGCGCACGACACTGTCGCCGCCGCCGAGGGCGGGCTCACGGTGGCGATGCCGGGCCCGATCACCGTGTTCGGCGAGCAGCTGGCCGACGCCGTGCGCAAGGGTGAGGTCGATCCGGCGGTGGTGGATGCCCGGGTCGCCGAGCTGCAGTGGCTCCTGGCCCGCACCCACGCCGCGTCGCGCCCCTCCGGCGTCACCCCGCAGGCCGTCGACGACCCCGACGAGCGGGCGCTGTGCCGGCGGGCCGCGATCGCGTCGCTGGTGCTGGTGGTCAACCGCGACGGCACGCTGCCGCTGGCGGCGGGGGCGCGGGTGGCGGTGATCGGGCCCAACGCCGCCCGCACCCGGATCATGGGCGGCGGGAGCTCGTCGCTCGACCCGCTGCCGTACCCGTCGATCCTCGACGCCCTCGTCGACCGTCTCGGCGCAGCCGTGGTGGCTCACGCACCCGGCTCGTCGATCGACGTCCTCGCGCCGCGCATCGGTGGACCGGCGCTGCGTGCGCCCGACGGCCAGCCGGGCCTGCTGCTGGTGGAGTTCCGTGACGGCTCGGACCCCGAGGTCGAGCCGGTGGCGTACGACGTGGTCCGCACGTCGAGGTTCATGAGCTTCGGCAACACCCCGGAGGGCATCGGCGACCGCGAGTTCTGGGTGACGCTCGTCGGCGACGTCGTCCCCGACCACGACGGGCCCCACGTCTTCGGGGCGATCGTCGCCGGCAAGGGCCGCGTCACGGTGGGCGACACCGTGGTGCTCGACGACCCCGACCGGCGCCTGCCCCGGGGCGAGTGGATGTTCGGCTGGGGCTCCGAGGAGCAGACCGCCGTCGTCGACTGCCGGGCCGGGGAGCCGCTCCGGGTGCAGGCGATCTCGAGCGGCATCCAGGGCTTCACCGGCCTGACGCTCGGCGCCCGGTTGCTCGACCCGCCGCCGCTCCTCGACGAGGCCGTCGCCGCGGCCGCGTCGTGCGACGTGGCGGTGGTCGTCGTCGGCACCAACGACGAGTGGGAGACCGAGGGCACCGACCGCGCGACGATCGCCCTGCCCGGCGACCAGGACGAGCTGGTGCGCCGGGTGGCCGCCGTCGCGCCCCGCACGGTCGTGGTGGTCAACGCCGGGTCGCCGGTGGCGATGCCGTGGGTCGACGAGGTCGACGCCGTGCTGGTCGCCTCGTTCGCCGGGGAGGAGACCGGGCCCGCCGTCGCCGCCGTACTGGTGGGCGACGCCGACCCCGGCGGCCGCCTGCCGGTCACCTACCCCCGGCGGCTGGAGGACTGCCCCGCCTGGCCCCACTACCGGCCGGTCGCCGGCACCCAGACCTACGGCGAGGGCCGCTTCATGGGCTACCGGGGCCACGACGCGTCGGGCGTGGAGCCGCTGTGGCCCTTCGGTCACGGCCTCTCGTACGGCACGTCGCGGTGGGAGGGCGCCCGGCTCTCGACGTCCGGGGTCGCGGCCGACGCCGAGGGCCCGGTGACCGTGGCGGTCGACGTGACGGCGACAGGGGAGCGGCCGGCCACCGAGGTCGTCCAGGTCTACGCCACCCACCCCTGCCCGGAGATGCCCCCGAAGGCGCTGGTCGCCTTCGCCCGCACCGTGGTCCCGCCGGGCACGACGACCACCGTGTCGGTCGACGTTCCCGTCGCGTCGCTCCGCCGCTGGGACGACGTCGGCGGCCACTGGACGATCGACCCCGGCGACCGCGAGATCCTCGTCGCCGCCTCTGCGGGCGACATCCGCGCCCGGCTGCCCCTACGCGTGGTCGACCGGCAGTAG
- a CDS encoding TetR/AcrR family transcriptional regulator C-terminal domain-containing protein, whose protein sequence is MLGTTTKAAARRTGRPPRITRDQVAEAAAKLGPTGLTVQAVADALGVTRAAIYHYVHDVEELRRIAAYSPVSPFAVPADGHTSWQDWLRDFARAARAWRLAHGERYLPLTFDLPETSWFLGVVDRAVARLVDAGFPERHARQAFQFLAGVVWINAQDELGTGGPAGDPDGRFEREIDWVIVALEHELEELR, encoded by the coding sequence GTGCTGGGGACCACGACGAAAGCTGCCGCGCGACGGACGGGCCGACCGCCCCGGATCACCCGCGACCAGGTGGCCGAGGCCGCTGCCAAGCTCGGTCCCACCGGGCTCACGGTCCAGGCCGTAGCCGACGCCCTCGGCGTCACCCGGGCGGCGATCTACCACTACGTCCACGACGTGGAGGAGCTGCGCCGCATCGCCGCCTACTCGCCGGTCTCCCCCTTCGCCGTCCCCGCCGACGGGCACACGAGCTGGCAGGACTGGCTGCGCGACTTCGCCCGGGCCGCCCGGGCCTGGCGCCTGGCCCACGGCGAGCGCTACCTCCCGCTGACCTTCGACCTGCCCGAGACGAGCTGGTTCCTCGGAGTGGTCGACCGCGCCGTCGCTCGGCTGGTCGACGCCGGCTTCCCCGAGCGCCACGCCCGGCAGGCCTTCCAGTTCCTGGCGGGCGTGGTGTGGATCAACGCCCAGGACGAGCTCGGCACCGGCGGGCCGGCCGGCGACCCCGACGGGCGCTTCGAGCGGGAGATCGACTGGGTGATCGTCGCCCTCGAGCACGAGCTGGAGGAGCTCCGCTGA
- a CDS encoding VOC family protein has translation MQTFINLPVKDLPKAVEFFSALGFVFDEQFTDENGTRMILGDETSVMLVTEPIFGGFVVPLDVVDTSQAREVIVGLAADSREQVDDMLHKVVAAGGRELGEPQDDGFMYMRGFLDLDGHQWSFIHMAM, from the coding sequence GTGCAGACGTTCATCAACCTTCCCGTGAAGGACCTGCCCAAGGCGGTCGAGTTCTTCTCCGCTCTCGGCTTCGTGTTCGACGAGCAGTTCACCGACGAGAACGGCACCCGCATGATCCTCGGCGACGAGACGTCGGTGATGCTGGTCACGGAGCCGATCTTCGGGGGCTTCGTTGTGCCGCTCGACGTGGTCGACACCTCGCAGGCCCGTGAGGTGATCGTGGGCCTGGCGGCCGACAGCCGGGAGCAGGTCGACGACATGCTCCACAAGGTCGTCGCCGCCGGCGGCCGGGAGCTGGGCGAGCCCCAGGACGACGGCTTCATGTACATGCGAGGCTTCCTCGACCTCGACGGCCACCAGTGGTCGTTCATCCACATGGCCATGTAG